GCATAATTTACCTTTtgattttcatttcaaaacaatttgacaactaccatggacatacagcCTCCCAGAACACCATGTCGTTGCACTGGTCCTCTACGTGTCTCCAAATTATTACGGAGGACGAGAAATAGAAGGTCTTCACAgcaccatcaacatcaaatgctaatgttcaacaatacGCTACTCAACATAATTACAACAACtaatctgattcagagaattctttagtaaatgttgtaggcgaagcctacAACATTGCCACCGCCAAGCACCAAGCACTTTAGGCTCACTTCAATGTTATTCAAtgctattgtaaaagtattctaatgaataaattttattacaaccACTACCAAACTGGTATTATTAGAATGAAATGTTATAATGTAGTTCTTCATGAAatgttgtaggcgaagcctacAACATAGAAGTTGGACAACATCTTAGTTGTCCAACATCTTAGTTGAACCTAAGTATTCTATTAttgtagaattctgaccttttgtcactattttttcaacaaccagcagtaccctttcttttttccctTATCACtctggtcatgggctgtatgaaaGGGAACTTTTTAGTACTGTAATATATTGTACAAAAATACATGCATTGTGACATATTAGCTTCTCTAAAAGTGCACTATTACtgcgttatatatatagcttacACATGCATCATGAGTCATAATCCATGacatcatgtacatgtagcttcttAGATGTAATAACGTTCATTGCTGACCTAATGAGGACAAAATTAAAATGCTCCAGAAAGGTTCATCAGGAAGTCATCTCATCATGATTTCATAATGCTGGCTTATATATTATGCTGTGCCTTAGTTAAAAATGTCATTTGCAGTTGAGCCCATTAATGCAATGATGGTAGCAATGGCATCTTCAACAAAATGAGCCATTCCCAAAGTTACAATGGAAGCctcaaaaagtaaacaaaatagaaacaaaCCTACAAGAGAATCCCAAGATGAGTTGACCCTGGAATATGCCTTCATTTTCAGGCATGGCAAAACGCAATGTCTATTGTGCCAGGAAACGATCTCTGCTAACAAGAAGACGAACATCAAACGACATCACGCGACCAAGCACAGAGAGTTTACTGCAACATTCCCACTAGGATCTTTAGCTAGACATCAAAAGATAAACTTCATCAATCACTAACTTCTTCAGAAAATGTGCTAGTTTGTTTCACAGCTACAAACGCGCTACAAAAGCTTTTCTACCAGCCTCAATTAAGATTCTCGCAAAAGCAATGCTTCCCTATTCTCAGGCTGAGATTGTAAAATAATGCATGGTTGAGGCTATGGAAACACTTCTTTCAGATAAGCGTGATGGGATTGGTAAAGTCAAGGCAATACTACTTTCTAGGAAAACTACCACTAGTAAAGCTGAAAGCATTAAAGATCATCTCAGAATGATATTGCTAACCTATATAGACCAGGCAGATTATGTACTTTTCAATCGCCATTGATGAATCTACTGATATAATGGATGTAGCTCAATTAGCAGTTtttgtaaggtatgtaggctactgtgtgtacactaACAACTGGTAATCATTTTTACCATGTGGTTGCAAGCTAAAGTCATACAGGTGCATTTTAAGACAGTaaagagagaacacaactccaagtaGAAAGTGTTGCAcctattttatgatatttgtttcaaagtgACAAACCCACACATTTATACTACATGCTTCTTTATGAAGCATGTTTCTTTATAAAACATAGTATTCTGATTTAGTCATATACCCTGTGTTGCAGATTCTTTGATGGTGAAGAAATGAAGGAGGAGCTTCTTACTTTGGTTGGATTAGAAGGAGAAACCACCGGTCAGACTACTAATGATGCAATCGTTAAAAGACTCTCTacaaatgcatatctgtaaCAACAGATGGCAGACCAGCCATGGTTGGAAGAGATCAAGGGTTCATAGCTAGATTGAAGAAAGATATGCCATCAATCCTAACATTCCATTGCATCATCCACCAAACTGCTTTATGTGGAAAACTAAATAATCTCCTTCAACAACTAATGTGTAATGCTATGAAGATGATCAACTTCCTCAAAAGTCAATCAGCTCTCAAACACAAAAACTTAAGGAAGTTTCTCAAAGAAACCGATGCCGCTTGTGAAGATTTACTAACACAGAATAACATTAGATTGCTAAGTAAGGGAAATGCTCTGTCAAGGTTGTGGAGTATTCGTGAGGAGCTATCCTCATTTCTAAAAACATGCACAAGCCTGATTGCAAGAAAGTTTCAAGAGATGATGAGCTCTTCTAAAGATATGAGTGACTTTGACTTCCTTGTTGACATCTGTGGCTATTTGAATGATTTGAACCTCAAGCTTCGAGGGAAGAACAAGACTATCATTAATACACTACCAGCTGTTCAAGTCTTCTTCcataagttggagttgttttGGTGGATGTGCAAGATGATATTCTTCACGATCTTACTTTAAAAGCCTTTTTAGATGACAATGAAGAGATGGCGTCTTGTACAGCTAAGTACGCACACTTTATAGAAAAGCTGCAACAAGAGTTTAGCAATTGATTTAGTCAGTTTCAATCTTTGAAACATATTATACAACTCTTAAAAGCACCTCAGAAGGCAAAGCCTAATGGAGAGGGTTACTCAGTTGCCAGTGGAAAGTGTTAGTGTCTCAtctctgcaactggagttgTGTAACCTCAAAAGTACCGATATAGATAAAATTGAAGAGGGGTTCTACTTAAAAGCTTCAACAAAGGCTGACTATCCACAGCTTGCTCAACTAGGAAGATGGTTGTACACTGTGTTTGCTGccacatatatatgtgaatcagcattttcatacatgaataatatcaaGAGCAAGTTGAGATCCACTTTGACCCAAGATCACTTGTGTCAGCTCCTAAGAATAGCATGCCGCAGTAGAGAGCCAGACTACTTAGAGATAATGAGCAGCCATAAACAATTCTATGCATCTCACTAATTTTTAAGTTATACAAAGCTCTTTAGGctcacttcaacattattcaatgttattgtaaaagtattttattaaataaatttaattacaataccactaccaaacttgtattatcagtatgaaatgttataatGTAGCTCTTCATGAAATGTTATATTGTCATACCAAGCACTTTAGGCTCACTTCAACGTTATTCAAtgctattgtaaaagtattctaatgaataaattttattacaaccACTACCAAACTGGTAATATTAGAATGAAATGTTATAATGTAGTTCTTCATGAAATGTTGTACTGTTATACAAAGCTCTTTAGGctcacttcaacattattcaatgctatgtaaaagtattctaatagataaattttattacaaccactaccaaacttgtaatattattatgaaatgttatactgaCACACATATTATGCGGCTcccaaaaatcttgcaactttAAAATTTGGCTCTTTGAGAAAAACTTTGCCCACCCCTGCTTTACTTCTTCAATGACTAACGGTGGAGAAGTAGAGGGGTTACCAGTAGTAAAATGACTAACGGTGGAGAAGTAGAGAGGGTACCAGTAGTATAATGACTAACGGTGGAGAAGTAGAGGGGTTACCAGTAGTAAAATGACTAACGGTGGAGAAGTAGAGAGGGTACCAGTAGTATAATGACTAACGGTGGAGAAGTAGAGGGGGTACCAGTAGTAAAATGACTAACGGTGGAGAAGTAGAGTGGGTACCAGTAGTAAAATGTTCTAGTAAAGTAACATGCAAACCAATAAGCAAAAACTGGCTGCCATGGCAGCAGCAGGTAAACATTAGAATAATTAAACGGTTGCTACTCAGTGCACCATTCTGTTGTAAAAAAGGTTTTGACACTGTAAGGCAGGTTAATTAGCTATGGCTGGCTTCTAATTTATGATAGACTTTATGGAAAATGGCTATATTTTTCTTTCTTCAATGCTTCCATACCATACCGATAATACGGAGTTGCTCTTGgacataaaaaaacattgaaatgtaattttttcttttttcttattTAACGACGCTTACAAAGCATACAGAGAATGTTAGAGTTTCctcagatatacatgtagatgctatGATAGTTCTCCTTCTCTTCTCTTACTTGTTAATTCTTAGaaaaaaaccaataatacagaAGTTGCTTGCCAAAAAAGGACATTCCAATAATTCTCATTGTCTCCCCTCCTTTGCTTTtgattaaatgtatttttttaccataaaaGTGCAAACTATAACCATGCAAGCATCAAGTTAAAACTGGTCAGTACACATGTAAATATACTCACAACTAGAAGCATTCATGAACTCAGGTAAATGTGTCAGCGCTTGAAATACTGATATCATGTAGCAGTGCATGCTCTCATTTACAACTGCTCCTTCAAAAGTTATGAAACAAGATGACAGCCTGCATACCATCTTTAAAGTATGCAGGTTTTATAAGTAATTCTAGTTTGTAAAGATCccaaataacaaaaatcatatAAGTGGCTTAAGTAGCTGAAAATCTTATATTTATTACCAATGATTAAATTGTGTCTATTTATTTAACAGATCAAGATAGAGCTTACTATTCTACCATCTTTTGTATTTCTCTATCGGTTTATTTAAATGACGGCTTGCAGATTATTATTTTAGATTTACCAACTCACCTAAAAATGCACAGCTTggtgaaaaattaaacaaaatattactGCACATAACTTATATATCTACGATATAAACGACAAACAGCCTGTATGCATatttgtgtgtgcgtgcacACGTGTGTGTTTGTTAGTCCATCTTATAGagcaatattttcttttttcgaTTTACTCTATGAAGCCAACAGAAGGTCACATGAAGATTTGTCTTTTTCGGCTACCGCGACAATTGTTTTTGCTTTGAAAACTACCTTATAAATTTacaacttcaaaaaggtaagtactaaTGATTTAATgttctattgtctatgaattgctacatctccactacttaaaagcGTTGCATTTGCCACTGTTGGTGATATTacacatgttcatttccttccacaGCTGGGTTACctttatttttttccagctacgagtactgtaacttgctactacagaacttgcacttCCACAGGTACTTCGAGTGTTTGGATAGGCGACGGTGAAAAAAAGAGCAGCTGGAACCGACTTATTGTCACCCTGTTTAAGCCATGGCCAGCTGTACATTGCCTGCTCAAAAGAAGGCGCAAGCCCAAAACTCTTGGTTTGTTCATAAATCcgacaaaaaacaaaaactgttgTCAATCCGCAATTgttgcattgaattaacatggtgttattgttttgttatgCTTGCATCGAATTAAAATTATGGTATTGTTTTGTCATGCTATGTTTTTcatgaactgaaaaaacaaaataaacatcttaaatatgttgaattaataataactattcTTGCATACAAGTGTCTGTgctgtgtgtataaaaaagttactgttccaccggAAGTTATCTATCAAAACTGTGAATACGTTGATTCGGGCAACTCTCGATACTAGTACAC
Above is a window of Watersipora subatra chromosome 3, tzWatSuba1.1, whole genome shotgun sequence DNA encoding:
- the LOC137390289 gene encoding protein FAM200A-like → MVGRDQGFIARLKKDMPSILTFHCIIHQTALCGKLNNLLQQLMCNAMKMINFLKSQSALKHKNLRKFLKETDAACEDLLTQNNIRLLSKGNALSRLWSIREELSSFLKTCTSLIARKFQEMMSSSKDMSDFDFLVDICGYLNDLNLKLRGKNKTIINTLPAVQVFFHKLELFWWMCKMIFFTILL